In Candidatus Melainabacteria bacterium RIFOXYA2_FULL_32_9, the genomic stretch AAACAGCTTCTAAGATAAACAGACCTTCCTATAAATCCCATTTATATAAAAAGTTTCCAAAAAACGAGTTTTTTACCAAAATACAGGTAAAGAACTATACTACCCCTAAAAATTTTTGGAACAATTTGCTATTTTCGGGTATTTTTTGATGATTTTAAAATCGCCGGAATCCTTGCAAATAAAAAGCGCCCTGGGCAAGATTCGAACTTGCGACCTACCGCTTAGAAGGCGGTTGCTCTATCCACTGAGCTACCAGGGCACTTAATGATTATATTTGTAACACAGAAATAATTCAAGATAAATCTATTCAGCAAAATTTTAATCTTTTTTAATATATAGGACAAGTTTTGTGTGGTATTTCTAAGGACTAAAAGCTAAAAAGAGGTAAATGAAGAATAGTAATACACGTTAAAAAGGTCTAAAACTAAATTCAGGATGGCATAAACTATTTTTAGATTCTCAAGTCGGACTGCAAAACATTCCAGAATGACTGTGCGAGGTATTTATGCTCTGAGATTGCTTCACAAATTAATTTTAACTGATTATTAACGTTGTACGGTTCGCAATGACAATGCAAGATTTAATACCTCAAACAGCAAGAGAGATATGACAAAAGCCATATCTCTCTTTGATTATTTAAATTATTTATGGAATTAGTAATCCATTCCTGGCATGCCGCCTGGCATAGCTGGCATACCGCCTTTTTCTTCAGGAACGTCTACGATAGCAGCTTCTGTTGTTAATAACATAGCAGCTATTGAAGCAGCGTTTTCTAAAGCTGTTCTGGTAACTTTTGCAGGGTCAACGATACCAGCTTTGATCATATCAACATATTGATTGTCTTGAGCATCAAAGCCATGGTTTTCTGGTAATTCTCTAACTTTTTCAACAACTACTTCACCACGAGCACCTGCGTTGTTAGCAATTTGTCTTAATGGAGCATCTAATGCTCTTAAGAGAATTTCAGCACCTGTTCTTTGATCACCTTGAAATTCTCCAAGCCTTGTAGCAAGAACATTGGAGACTTTAATTAAGGTTACACCACCACCAGGAACGATGCCTTCTTCAATAGCAGCTCTGGTAGCATTAAGAGCATCTTCGATTCTGAGTTTGCGATCTTTAAGCTCTGTCTCGGTAGCTGCACCAACTTCGATTACTGCAACACCGCCAGCTAATTTCGCAAGACGCTCTTGTAATTTTTCTTTATCGTAATCACTTTCTGATTCTTCAATTTGACGTTTAATTAACTTAACTCTTTCTTCAACTGTTTTTTTAGTTTCTTCACCAACAACAACAGTTGTCTTGTCTTTAGAAACGGTTACTCTGCGAGCTTTACCCATCATTTGGATAGTAACATTTTCTAATTTAATGCCTAATTCTTCAGTGAAGAGCTGACCACCTGTTAAAATAGCGATATCTTCAAGCATAGCTTTTCTTCTATCACCAAATCCAGGAGCTTTAACAGCAACTGCTCTTAATACTTTTCTCATTGTGTTAACAACTAAAGTAGCGAGAGCTTCGCCTTCTACGTCTTCAGCAATAATTAAAATACCTCTGCCTTCTCTGGCTACCTGCTCAAGAACAGGTACTAAATCAGCAACAAGGTTAATTTTTTTGTTTACACATAATACGAATACATCTTCAAGAACAGATTCCATTCTCTCAGGATCAGTTACGAAGTAAGGACTGATATAGCCTTTGTCAAACTGCATACCTTCAACAACTTTAAGTTCTGTTCCTATGGTTTTTGATTCTTCTACTGTAATAACACCATCTTTACCAACTCTATCCATAGCGTCAGCAATTAAATTACCTATTTCTTTGTCGTTACCAGCAGAAATTGTTGCAACTTGAGCAATTGATTCTTTAGATTCAATTTGTTTAGCGTTTTTCTTAATTTCTTCTACAATTACATCAACTGCTTTATCAATACCTCTTTTGATATCCATTGGATTAGCGCCGGCTGCAACGTTTTTTAAGCCTTCTTTAACGATAGACTGAGCTAATACCGCAGCTGTTGT encodes the following:
- a CDS encoding chaperonin GroL encodes the protein MAKRIAFNEEARRALEKGIDAVADAVKVTLGPKGRNVVLEKKFGAPQIVNDGVTIAKEIELADHLENVGAQLVKEVSSKTNDVAGDGTTTAAVLAQSIVKEGLKNVAAGANPMDIKRGIDKAVDVIVEEIKKNAKQIESKESIAQVATISAGNDKEIGNLIADAMDRVGKDGVITVEESKTIGTELKVVEGMQFDKGYISPYFVTDPERMESVLEDVFVLCVNKKINLVADLVPVLEQVAREGRGILIIAEDVEGEALATLVVNTMRKVLRAVAVKAPGFGDRRKAMLEDIAILTGGQLFTEELGIKLENVTIQMMGKARRVTVSKDKTTVVVGEETKKTVEERVKLIKRQIEESESDYDKEKLQERLAKLAGGVAVIEVGAATETELKDRKLRIEDALNATRAAIEEGIVPGGGVTLIKVSNVLATRLGEFQGDQRTGAEILLRALDAPLRQIANNAGARGEVVVEKVRELPENHGFDAQDNQYVDMIKAGIVDPAKVTRTALENAASIAAMLLTTEAAIVDVPEEKGGMPAMPGGMPGMDY